A window of Castanea sativa cultivar Marrone di Chiusa Pesio chromosome 1, ASM4071231v1 contains these coding sequences:
- the LOC142607123 gene encoding laccase-15-like, which yields MSLIMKFSVLQILGLLILDGLLHCQGLARHTFVVKDVPYTRLCSTKNILTVNGQFPGPTLHVNKGDTIVVDVLNKGNYNITIHWHGVKQPRYPWSDGPEYITQCPIQPGQKFSQKIIFSSEEGTLWWHAHSDWTRATVYGAIIIHPKKGTSYPFPKPHAEVPIILGEWWKKGIMELYNEFLESGGDPNVSDAYTINGQPGDLYPCSKSETFKLMVDYGKTYLLRIINAALQDILFFAIAKHNITVVGTDASYTKPLKTDYIAISPGQTIDVLLEANQALGDYYMAAKVYSSANGVDYDNTTTTAIVHYNQNYNASSRPQLPNLPSYNDTNASANFTGSLRSLADDNHPVHVPLNISTQLMFTASVNSFPCSTNSCQGPNGSRLAASMNNISFVLPPIDILQAYYNHISGVYGDQFPSFPPFIFNFTAEDLPLALETPKRDTEVKVLEYNSTVELVLQGTNLLAGTDHPMHIHGYSFYVVGWGFGNFDKDKDPLRYNLVDPPLQNTIAIPKNGWATIRFKADNPGVWFMHCHLERHLSWGMDMTFIVKNGSNPEAQLLPPPSDMPPC from the exons ATGTCTctaataatgaaattttcaGTTCTGCAAATTTTAGGGCTTTTGATCTTGGATGGTCTCCTGCATTGCCAAGGTTTGGCTCGTCATACTTTTGTG GTAAAAGATGTTCCATACACAAGACTTTGCAGCACAAAAAACATCTTGACAGTAAACGGACAATTTCCTGGACCAACTCTACACGTTAACAAAGGAGATACTATCGTGGTTGATGTTCTTAACAAAGGCAATTACAACATCACTATCCACTG GCATGGAGTAAAGCAACCAAGATATCCTTGGTCAGATGGTCCTGAATATATTACACAATGTCCTATCCAACCAGGACAAAAGTTTAGCCAAAAGATCATATTTTCCTCTGAAGAAGGAACTCTTTGGTGGCATGCTCATAGTGACTGGACAAGGGCCACTGTTTATGGGGCTATCATTATCCATCCCAAGAAGGGAACTAGTTACCCATTTCCCAAGCCTCATGCTGAAGTGCCCATCATATTGG GAGAGTGGTGGAAGAAAGGTATAATGGAGCTTTACAATGAATTCCTTGAAAGTGGAGGAGACCCCAATGTTTCTGATGCATATACTATCAACGGTCAACCTGGAGATCTATATCCATGCTCAAAATCTG aaactttcAAATTAATGGTGGACTACGGAAAGACCTATCTACTCCGCATAATCAATGCTGCTCTTCAAGatattcttttctttgccaTTGCAAAACACAACATCACAGTCGTGGGAACAGACGCTAGCTACACCAAGCCATTGAAAACGGATTACATTGCAATATCCCCTGGACAAACGATCGATGTCTTGCTCGAAGCAAACCAAGCACTAGGTGACTATTACATGGCTGCTAAAGTATATTCCAGTGCCAATGGAGTAGACTACGATAATACCACCACCACTGCTATTGTACACTACAACCAAAACTACAATGCATCTTCAAGACCTCAATTACCCAATCTTCCTTCCTACAATGACACAAATGCATCAGCTAACTTCACTGGTAGCCTCAGAAGTTTAGCAGATGATAATCATCCTGTTCATGTGCCCTTAAATATAAGCACTCAACTAATGTTTACAGCTTCTGTAAACAGTTTTCCGTGCAGCACTAATTCATGTCAAGGCCCTAATGGAAGTCGCCTTGCAGCAAGCATGAACAACATAAGCTTTGTGTTGCCACCCATTGACATTTTACAAGCATACTATAATCATATTAGTGGCGTCTATGGAGACCAATTTCCAAGTTTTCCAccttttatatttaattttacaGCAGAGGATCTCCCATTGGCTCTAGAGACACCAAAAAGGGACACAGAAGTGAAAGTTCTTGAATATAACTCAACTGTGGAGCTTGTTTTGCAAGGAACGAACTTGCTTGCAGGAACAGATCATCCCATGCACATACATGGATATAGTTTTTACGTAGTTGGTTGGGGATTTGGGAATTTTGACAAAGACAAGGACCCATTGAGATATAATCTTGTTGATCCTCCTCTTCAGAATACTATTGCTATCCCTAAGAATGGCTGGGCTACCATAAGATTCAAAGCAGACAACCcag GAGTGTGGTTCATGCACTGCCATTTAGAACGTCACCTGAGTTGGGGCATGGACATGACATTCATTGTCAAAAATGGATCTAACCCAGAAGCGCAATTGCTACCTCCACCATCAGATATGCCGCCATGTTGA